The genomic segment cccgtatgtctttcgagtATTACCTTAAaggcaattattcttttttgaataatttaattttaatctatctAATGTGTTGttacacatataaggttctaaatgtgggggagcagatcAAATATCaattgttatgctaaccctaccattaaaagatttaaacatttctactaattcatagcgctttgattcatataattttattgtgcgtcgtttaagagtgttcctagggattactctatattgtggttgcaaagtttttctggTGTAATACTCGCATGCCTTACTTTcacatggttaaatggcaattcatcacaaaagtaagagaataattgcgtaattaagtaattaagtagagagagtaggagaagagatgaattatgaatgaaaatgattgaaagtgtggagtatttatacaaaaaatccCCAACGGCTAGTTAGCGGCTAGTTTTTGACCGGTTCCAAAGAACTTTTGGGCCGGGTGAGCCGCccggttccaaggaaccgttgggccggGTGAACCGGTCCGGTCCAGTTCCCGGGGCGGTTCCTTGGAACCagtggtccgggtgaaccggcccgcgGTTCTTTAGTCCGGTTCAgccggttttttccggcggtttaacggtttcgcggttcagactggttcggaacctgtcgtgAACGGTTACGGTTCCGAGACGTTTTTaagcggttcggttccgggtaacccgctccgtggccatcactacctTTCTAGAATATGCATTCTAACAGAATCGTGCCACCTCATCATTATCCATTTGTTGTCCTTTCTCAACCACTATTCTTCTTGCTTCTGTGGTAAACCTTCAAACTTTTAGCTGGGTTTGTTGGTACGACAGTTTCATCTTCATAGTTCATGCATATGTCATTCACCATTTCCATAAAAGATCCGGTGCATTTTGGCACAACAATTGTGTGAAACATAAGACAAGTACATTACTCCCGAGTCTCGAGCTACATGAATTTATTAAATATGAAAGCTCTTTGTTTTACATTATAGTGTTTCCACCATTCCTTTCCCCGGATGGTGTTTTATTATCCGCCGTTTCTCCATTTCAATTTTCTTGAAGCAATAATCCCCAAGAAGAAATTGAAAGCAATTATTGTCAAGCATTCGGCAGCTATGGCCAGTTGACGGTGGAAATCTAAGGCGACTAGTGAGGGCCGAGGACTATGGAGGAGGAAAGGAGGAGGTCGAATGAGTTAGGgttaatattttctaaatacggaaaaaagaaaaaaaaaatagtaaaagcTAAAAGAATGTAGCCCACAGGTTTTGAACCTGATATCCATTGGTTATCATATATAAGGCTTTATCAACCATCTACCTTCTTCTCTTGTCTTATACCTACTAGTTTTTTAtacaaattatagttttatttgtGGCCTACCCGAATACCCCCTTAGTTCTGCCACTATATGTTTAGATAATATTATTgaaagggaaggaaaaggaaattGGTGgggaaggaaaggaaggggagggaagATGAGTATGTTGTCTTTCCAATGTTGAaagtatttgttttatttaaaatgcGAAGGAGCTTCTCCCTAATATTTTCTTCCCTCCATTTCCCTCCTTTCTCCTAATTGTATCCAAATGAGGAAAATACACATTTCACTCCGCTTGCTTTCCTTCCATTTCCTCTTATCCAATCAGTGTTCATTTGAAGTTTGCTTATTTTACAAGATAATTTATTAGTTTTCTTGTAAGTTTGCTTATAAGTATCGGCTTGATGTTACTTGAGGAAATCACGGATGGAAAGTATTTTCACACTTATATTAGATAtacatttcttttttttgataTGATTGATGAGTTAAGTTGTACTTGTCTCTTTTTAAAAGGAATCAATACATTACGTGAAACATTTGAGTTAGATAATGAGACATTTGATTTCAGATTTTTGGTACTGGAAGCTCCATGTTTTACAGATATTTATTCTAGATGTTGATACTTGTTTTCTGTGCTAATTCGTTATTCATAAGAGGCGAATGCTTACTTTTAAACCTCGTTATGACAAATAAGCTAAAGGTTTTTGTGGGCATCGCAGATTCAAGCCGTGATCTGCAAGGGCCTTTTGCATCCACTTTGAGGTTGATTTTACACCTTAGTTTAGGAAGAAGAATGCCTCTGATATAAAAATAACTTGTTTTACAGTGTACATTTCTATAGAGTTTTGAGGAAATTCAAAATGATTCAAAAGTTGTATGGAGTATTACAGTTAGAGAGCTGAGATCCTGAATATAAGGTATCTCGCTTATGAAAGAAAGATGGCTAGGTTGTAAGAAAGGGGATGGAATCACTGTTTTATGTTAGCTTGAGGCCTTGAATAGATATGCTTATTGGGTCCAGGGTTGTAACTTTGGGTTTAGGTTGAGGAGATTAAGGGAATTGTTCTCTAAACCTTCATCTCTAGCCTGTGATACTGACATTGGTTGAGGATTCATATTCGTTTCATGGATCTTGCTCAGAAGTTGGTCATAGTGACTCGGGAGCATTTAGATTTCGATACTATTTCCTTGACATGATGATCTGCTAGTACCTACGCCAATCGCTTTGTTTTGAAGGACAGTCATTACATTAATTAAGTGAAAAGTTCATTTATGATAGATCTTATTGGCTTCATGTAAAATTTCTTGCTGATAGTGTTCCGTTGTTTACCGTGCTTACTAAACCATATCTACCTAATTTAACATTGAAACACCATTGAAATCAGACATGTTTAAGTGGACCTTGAAAAACGCTTCCATTGCAACATGTTATATGGACATGTGATTCAACAGCTTCAACCTTTTGGGACTTGTAAATAAAATGTTATATCACTTGAATCTCTTTCATTGCCTGAAACAAATACCCTTACAAAGTTGCTCTTGCAGTAACCATGAAGGTTAGGTCATCTGTGAGGAAGATGTGTGAGTTCTGTAAGGTGATAAAACGTCGTGGCCGTGTATATGTAACTTGCAGTGCCAAGCCCAAGCACAAACAGCGACAAGGTTTTTCTACATTTGCCCATGAAGAGCCCCTTGTTAGCATGTATGTAATTTTCTGCATTCCTTCTCAGTTTCAGTTTTGCTCTTCTGGAATGTGCTACTAGCAAAAAAACCTCATCATCAGTGGAGCTAACTAATGAATTTCTAGTATATTTCCTGGTAGAAATATGGACTTGGAAGTTGACGTATTCTATTAGCGGTAGAACTTACCAGTTAAATTTGGACTTTTAATTTCCCATAGATACTCCTATATCGTTTGGTGTGGAGTTCATATATAGTAATTTCTTAATGTGCAAATATAGTTTGCTAAGACCATTTCTAGAGGGAGATAAAAACTTTAAACCCGCAAATTATGACAAGAACGTCCCTTATTACTATGGGGCCAAAGATTTGCAgtttttggttttggattataaatGAACTATATTAAAATGAGTTATTAAATCTTTCGCACGCTTTAGTTATGTGAAATTgcagatgatgtttgctaccgGCAATCAATTggaaacaatctctttgttatcCTTAATAAGGGTAAGATTGTGATACATCCAACCCCGCAAACCTCCAATAGGTGGGAGTCATTTTATTGACATTGGGGTGATGAAATGTAATGTAACTTTTTGATGCAAGTGTATTAGTCACTCTAAAATCTAACCTTACAAACTATTTGATGCACGCATTGATTGGAAATAGGATGCTTTTATTTCTCGCTTTGAAAGCCAATGATGCTACTGGCTTATTTCTTGTAATATTCAGGTCTGCATCTGCTACTATAAAGCCATTGATATCCAACAACCCAAGCTTGCGTGTCGGTCTGGCACAGATCGTGCCCAAACTACAGCAGCCTGCTGCATTGTTTGGTTGGAGGGATGCCATCGTTTCACTTTTATTCAAGAAGAGAAACTAAAGCTTCTAGAAATGACAAATATCCAGGACATATAGTACCTCCTGAATTGTTTAGACAGCAATTGCCAAAAAACATTGTTAATTACAGTTTTGTACTTATGAACTGTTTCATTGTCCTATAACCTATTACCTTCTGTTTTCTTTTTGCTGTTATGTGGCTCCCACATACTCTGTTACACTACATCGTTTTTTATAAAGACAAACAATTGAGCAATTTTGGGAGAAATTATGTTGATCCTGATGGGAAAATTCAGAATTTATGGAGAAACttgttattatgttttaatattAGTTGGGAATTTAGGACTTGGGACAGTGACACCTTATAGGTGGATTGCTTTGGTAGGGACTGTCCCACTTTTTGTGTCTTCTCACATGCTCCGTTCTAATTGCTAGCCAACTTTTTGTTTGATTACAATTATTTCTGTTTAATTATACTTGTTATTGATAAGTGAAACTTTATCACACATATCACAATCAGATGTATTTATTTTAGAATGGAGAAAGTTTTGGAACATTTTAATTTAACATGTCACAATCACACATGTCTCCAACTGATATGTCTACTTTTGCCTCCATCTCCATGTAGCACTATGACTTCTATCTTTTTTCTATGATATTTGCAACTGTTTCATTTTAATTAGATGCATTTTAATTATCTAAATGTAGCAATTATACAAGTATTAGATTAGACAATTTAAGCTTTTAAATTGACATTTATAGcttaaattgacattttaagatTTGGTAGGATATTAAACTTAAGTTCTAGAGTAAGTAATTTAAGCTTTGAAATAGACGTTTTAAGCCTTAACATTAACAATTCTTTTAAATAGGTGTTAAAAACTATAACGAAGGATGTTAAATTGGAGTCTATATCAAAAAAGTGAAGGTCAAGGCTTTAAATGAGGGTTTAAATCATTGGAAGAAAAATTTTAAGCTTTGGAGTTGAGATTTGGACTTTAAAGTAGGGTTGTAAACTTAATCATTTTGGAAAAGAATTGTTAAGGCTTAGATTGAAGATTTTAATTCTTGGTATGAACATTTTAAACTTTGGAATATACTCTCTTTGTTCTTACGAGAATGTATCCAATACTTTTTGCGTCAAATTTAGTGGAATGAGGAATTGAGTAGGTGAATAAGACAAAGAAATAAGTAATGATAAAAATGAGTGGTTAAGATGGAGAAAGATAATAAATTTGTGAAAATTAGATTAAAAGAAATAGTGTGGGattattgctaaaaaaaaaGGGGTGTGAAATTAGTAGGACAAACTAATATGTATAGTTATGCAAATTGAGAGGAGTAGAGGGAGATCATTTCATGACTtggaataattattaaaatctttATAGTAGGATGTTGAActtaaaagttgaaatgtttatttaatatttagaatGAGCATTTTTAATCATTGGGATGAGCATTTAAGCCTTAGAATAGGCATTGAAAACTTTGAAATAAGATGTTAAAAGCATTAAAATTGTTCGGCTAGAATTTTGGGTTGGTCACACGAGTACAACCGCTCCACATGAGAGTTTCTCTTAATTTAATTACtcttattactttttattttccttttgttGTTTCCatttactccctcttattcaatCCACTTGTCCCATGTATCTTTTTCACACTTTTTGTGATAacattttaacccttaatatctctaattgtggaaaattaaaaattatgaaaagttgatattaataatcgttgcattgagacgaatgaaACAACATCTCATTTggctatattttaacttataaattaagaatagaaatataaattaagaataaaaatacaaattaagaatgattaGCGAATAATAACCAAACAATAAATGGACAAGTAGGGAGAATTAGAAGGagtactaatttttttattatttcaatgCGATCttagatcaaataattttaatcgtgggttttaaaaattataaaagattatattttaaaaaatactttaTCTAGTTTTAATAGTTACactttttcttttatgctatttaatgtatttctttaattaatataGTTAAGGAAGATTTACATATATCCTACCTTTTAGTGGTTACCTTTTAAAAATCccacattttaattatttttggaaaattccaTCAATCACCTAAATTTGCttctaaaagataaaataacCTTCAACCTGTTAAAcaggttaaaatttatttttcttttttcaaataaaaaaaatatgacaaaaataaaaagaaaaaaaatattcattctAGCTCCCTAGTTTTCACTTACCCCTCTAATCCTTGTATTTTTCAAACATCCCCCTCCATTAACATCTCCCAGAAACTTACCCCTCTCCCATGCTAACATCCCCCTCCATTAATCaataatcgaaaacaataaagaaaataataaagaaatagaatacaaaaaataaaaaaacatacaaaaaaataacgtggttcactatcaatatgatagctacgtccacgaGTACCGAGATGAAAGGTTTTCACTATAAACTGCAAAGATTACAAAGATAAATCAAGAATTCTCTCTACATGGCTCAATTTTTCTCTCTTGTGTTTCTATGGAACCCCTAGCCTAAATAATGGGGTGATTGTATAGCAATCCCCAATTAGAAGAAATTAGGGCAACAAATAACCCAAGTAACCACCCAAGAAACATGGAAAAAGCAAAACTAAATCTGCACCCACAAAATGTCGACTCGGACGTCACTATGTGACACCTGTTAACGAGTCGACTTTTGATCTCCGGAAAATCTCGTCAAAATGCAGCACTGAAAGCCGAGTCGATTGTCCCCCAAGCACCAGGGATGCCGACTCGACGTTTGCTTATGGAAAAAATGTTCCATTACAGCGTATCACGACGACTTGACTTTACCAAAGCCTGCGCCAATGCCAACTTGGCGTTGGCTACTGTTTCCCACTCGTTTTCATCCCATGATTCATTCATCCCCATGACCAAGACTCTAGTTTGAGTCACTAATTACCAACGGGTGAAACCACCACCTCTTCTCCCCCTCTATAGTTCATGTAACACCCTGTTAACAtaccatataaataaataattatttaatatattttagtcgattaaaatatataaacacataCATTTTGATTCGTATACcatataaatgaataattattaaatacaaTTTAGtcgattaaaatatataaacacatacattttaatttgtcaTTTTATAAGTTTTCGTGCTGCGCGTGTTTCGTCGCGTAAAAAGTTTATCGCGTAACGATTTTTATCATCTTACAAATTAATTGaacaatttaatcaaaatattattatcaaataaaaaaattactaagGGGAAAGGGAAAGAGTGGTTGGTTTCTAGAAGGTTGATGTAACTCATCCCCTTAATATCATTCATGGAGACATTTAAGCTTATGAATTAATCTTATTTCTTAGTCATGTCTTAACCCTTTCATTTGGATGCCTAACATAGAaccaaaatcagaaattttttcTCATTTCATATGGGAGCCTGATTATGGTGAGAATGAAAAGTTATATTGTTAGTGAGGAGGAAATTGTTTCTGAAAATGAGGTTGATGGGCAAGCACTGAATACTGCGTGCTATTTGAAAGCTTAAAGGATGGGTGGTTAAAGAGGTGTAGAAAAGTTTGATGCATAGATGGTTACTTTATTAAGACATTTTTGGGTGGGATATTATTATTAGCTATTGATAGAGATACAAACGAGCAAATGTTCCCTTTGCTGTGGGCTTTTGTTAAGGGTGAGAACAATGAGTATTTGCAGTGGTTTTTAGCTGAGTTAAAAAAAAGGTTATATGTTACAGATGCCACGGATGGAGCTAGATGGACAATGATTTCAGTTGAGCATCCGGTTAGTATTAATTTTACAGTTATTGGTTGATTATACTTTTGTTAAGTATTAATGCTACTGTTATTTGGTGATTATACTTTTTTTAAGTATAGAAGGAATTTATATGCCAATTGGAACAAAGTATTCAAGGGAGTAGAGTTTAGCTACTCGTTTGGAGCTGTGCTAAGGCTTACAATGTGCCTGATTTTTTTATCCAATCAAGGACATGGCAGAGGTGAATGCTTTGGTAGTAGAGGAATTCCAGAAGTGTGATGTGAGAGTCTTTTGTAGGCCATATCTGAAAAAAGAATGTAAGTGCGGTGTGGTTGTTAACAATATGGTTGAAACCTTCAACAATTATATTATGCGAGCTAGGTCGAAGCATTTGATTGTCATGCTCGAGGAAATAAGGATTGTGTTAGTGAAGAGGTTGGTGACGAAGAGAGAAGAGGCAAATAAATGGGCATGCTTATTATATCCTAAAATTCAAAAGCTTTTGGAGAAAGAGAAGGAACAGGTAAGCAAATGCACAATAATACTATCCACAATAACATTATTCCATGTATCATACTACATTAATACTCTAGAGGTTGTCACAGAAAAGAGGTCATGTATATGTCAAAGGTGGGATTTGAAAGGCATTCCATGTTGTCATGCCATAGCTGCATTGTTTTATTTGCGTAAAGATGTTGAATCTTTACATTGATGAATGCTACACAAAAGCAGCATATTTAAGGGCATATATTGGTAGTATACCCCCATTAGCTGGTGATAGACATGAGCCCATTGTTGACATTCCTTGCTCCCTCCTCCTATTAAAATTGAACCTAATAATCCTCGAAAGAATAGAATTAAGTCACCGCATAAATATCCCAAAAAACCAAGAAAGTTAAATAGGCATAGCCAACAAATGACTTCTAAGCTATGTGGTATATCTGGACATAACAAGAGGAAATGTCCAAATAAGGACACGTTAACTGATCGAGCATCCACCACCAGCAAAGAGGGGTAGAGGTAGACCTAGGAAGACATGTTTTGCTCAAAAATCACAGCTAAAACAACAACACAATATTTCTACTCAACCATCACAACTAGGAAGGGGTAATAAAAACCATTTAGGGTGGTAACGAAAGTGGAGCAAGTGGTAAAAGAGAAGGAACATAAGGTGGCAGAGGATGTTGCAGAGCTGGTGGTGGAAGTACTATCTCTAAGGTATGTTTTTGGTTTCTACATGATTATGCACATATTTTGCAGAtgtaacaaataaaaacaacaaaccTAAAATAATCAATCTCATGActttaactaaattaaattgtttaataactttaattttaagAGAATTAACTTGCTCCTTCATTGCTTGTTTTTTAAGCTTCACCTTTTGGATTTCATCCTTCAAAGCGCCATTCTCCGCTTGTGACAGTTTTAACCTTTCAAATTGAAGTTTTTTAGATAATGCAACAAGTGCAACAAGACCACTCTCTTCATATGAACAACACAAGCTTGATGCTGGGAACAATACTGAAAACATAAGGTTGATGATGGGAACAATACTGAaaacataaacaatgaagaCACAAGTATTGAGGAACTACGAGCTGGACCTAGTCCATACCAAGCAAATGAAGCTGAGGAACAGCATACAGGGTACTGTACTTGAAAGAGGAAGAATAAGGAACAACCTGGTGTTCCCAAACGCAGACAGAAGACCCAGCGTGTTCAATTTTAAAGCTTCTGTTTTCTGTTATAGCCGTTAGAATTTTAGGCGCCTTTTCTTGATTGTATAGCCGTTAGAAATGGAAgccaattctataaataaggctcTCCTCCGCTTTGTAATTAGCTTTAAGTTTTTTAATCAATCATGAGCTTTCATCAAAGTTAATTGAGCATACAGATAACAAGTATTGTTTCTGTTTTGTTGTTTCTGTCTTGCAAAGGTTGAGTGTATTCAATCCGTGAGAGATTCATACTTCTTCAAGATCGCGTTGATCATTgagagaattgtgaggattaaggccttgcattccttaggggaatcagtgtcttcttccaAGATAAGTAGTCATTcaagattacttagaaatcAAACCCAAACAGACGAATTGATCAAGAAACCTTCTGTTCTTGATTGTCTGTACAAGTGTGCGTGTAATCAAAATATCAAACGACATCTTCTGCTGCAGAGTTGGTCCAACTTTGTATCAGAGCCGTGTTCTGATAAGGGACACGAAGATAGGATACAAGGGAAACAAGGTGATAGGTAATATCGCGTTTTCTGAgaaaagtaatcaaaaaatCAGGTATTGTTCGCATTTTGTTTCAATTGGTGATCATAGgtataaattcaattcttcCTTGTCATTAAATTCTCTGTTAAGGATTGTAGAATTCGATTTAATCATCATATGCATTTAATTGTGGAAAGGATTTCTGAAATCTGATTCTAAAATCATTGCATGCGTATCAAATTGTGTCTGTTAATCGAATTTTTGAGTTTTCGCATAAATTGATTCACATAATTCAATTCTTGATTGTCTTGACTGTGataattgataaaaatttaataacattTGTTTGCAAATTAATGTACATTGCGTGTCTCCTTGGAAAAATTGATGTATGCAATCTGATTCTTGAAAATTGTTCtgagaaattagggttttgtgtATTTGTGCATTCATTGTTTTTGTTTCTGGAAAAATTGCTGTGGAAATCTTCTTGCAGATTCTGGTTGTTAGTTGCCTTACCATTGTTCTGTTTGTGAGTACCTTGGGAAATATGGACATGGATGAGAAACTAGAAGCCCTTACCAATATAGTCCAGCAACTAGCCCTTACAGTAGCCAATAAAATGGGAAATGAGGGGGAGAGACCACCACAATACCCTCAGAATAATAGGACCAGTGTGGACAAAACCTTGAAGATTGACTTACCTAGTTTTGATGGACACTCTCCAGACCCAGAGGTGTACCTGGATTGGGAAGCCAACATGGAAAGATATTTTGACTTTAAAGATACCACACTTGAACAACAGTTTAAGCTAGCTAAGATTAAACTGACTAAGCTATCTGCAGTATGGTTGGATGGAGTGCAGAAGCAAAGAAGAAGGGAGGATAGGGAGAGAATCAGTACATGGGAAAAACTGAGAAAGCACCTAAGGAGGAAGTATGTCCCACGAAATTATAGGCAGCAACTTTGCATACAATGGGTACTTTGAGACAGGAGAATAGGACCGTATCAAAATATATCCAAGAATGGGAACGGTTGTCTGTTGTGTGTGACACTAATGAGACTGAGGAGATAAAGATTGGGAAGTTTATAGGTGGCTTAAGAGAAGACTTAAGGAGAAAGATGGAGCTGACCCTAAACCTTACCTTCAGCCTAGCTTGTAGCAATGCCCTCACTTTAGAGAAATATTCAAAGAAGAAACCCAGTACAGGCCACCCAAGAAGTGTTGCAACACCTACACCCACTGTGACTCAGACCACTACACAGGATAGAACTCCACCAATGACCAACACCACTAAGGATAGAAATCCCAGGGACTTGAAGGGGGTTAACCGTTGTTTGCTTTAAATGTCATGGATATGGTCACATTAAGAATGAGTGTCCCAATGCTAGAGCCTTCACTGTGCAGGAGTGGGCAGAAATTAGGGAAGTACGCACACCAAGGGCCATGTTAGTCAGCAGGAATAGGAAGGAAGAGGAAGTTTGGCCTTCCACATCTAAGGAGGATCCTGGTGGTTCATATTTTGTGAATGATGAAGGAGTTTTAGAGACTTTTGGAGGAACTGAGAGCAGTGAGGAGGAAGAAAATAGGGAGAAAGTTTACCCTGAACCAAATATGCAAAATATGTTGATTAGAAGGAACTTCCATGCTACCCTAAGGATCAAACCAAATGATCAAAGAGAGAACATCTTCCAAACCAAGTGtaaaattaagagaaaaattTGTGATCTAATCATAGATGGAGGGAGTGAAACTAATTGTGTTAGTAAAGATTTAGTTCAGACCTTGGACTTAGAAACTAAGC from the Amaranthus tricolor cultivar Red isolate AtriRed21 chromosome 12, ASM2621246v1, whole genome shotgun sequence genome contains:
- the LOC130828849 gene encoding uncharacterized protein LOC130828849 produces the protein MKVRSSVRKMCEFCKVIKRRGRVYVTCSAKPKHKQRQGFSTFAHEEPLVSMSASATIKPLISNNPSLRVGLAQIVPKLQQPAALFGWRDAIVSLLFKKRN